From one Candidatus Rhodoluna planktonica genomic stretch:
- a CDS encoding carbohydrate ABC transporter permease: MIAVKVWRKVAFVTAALLAALYIFPFFLVAINSFKPKSAILKNALSLPVEFDLDNFEQAIKKMDYFQALTNSIIITVFSVLAIIVTSSMLAYYLARKKTKLSKAIFLVLVASMIVPFQSLMIPFIGLYGNKGPVAALDMLSAHGLVFFYVGFGVAMCTFLYHGFISNIPFELDEAAMIDGASDFTVFRRIIFPMLTPVTATVAILQALWIWNDFLLPSLVLVQESRTLPLSTYIFYGMYSSNYGQAMAGLLLSVVPIIIFYFAMQKHIIAGISAGAVK; this comes from the coding sequence ATGATCGCGGTAAAGGTTTGGCGCAAAGTCGCCTTCGTAACAGCGGCACTCCTTGCTGCGCTTTACATCTTTCCGTTTTTCTTGGTTGCAATTAACTCTTTCAAACCAAAGAGCGCAATCCTAAAGAATGCACTTTCGCTGCCGGTTGAGTTCGATCTTGACAACTTCGAGCAAGCCATCAAAAAGATGGACTACTTCCAGGCACTCACTAACTCGATCATCATCACCGTGTTCAGTGTTTTGGCTATCATCGTTACCTCGTCGATGCTTGCCTACTACCTGGCACGCAAAAAGACCAAGCTGTCTAAGGCGATTTTCTTGGTTCTAGTTGCTTCGATGATTGTTCCGTTCCAGTCCCTAATGATTCCTTTCATTGGTCTATACGGAAACAAGGGTCCGGTAGCTGCGCTAGACATGCTCAGTGCGCACGGCCTGGTCTTCTTCTATGTCGGTTTCGGTGTGGCCATGTGTACCTTCCTGTACCACGGCTTTATCTCGAACATTCCTTTTGAACTGGATGAAGCAGCCATGATTGACGGCGCCAGCGACTTCACCGTTTTCCGACGCATCATCTTCCCGATGTTGACTCCGGTAACGGCAACCGTAGCCATTTTGCAAGCCTTGTGGATTTGGAATGACTTCTTGCTGCCATCTCTGGTTTTGGTTCAAGAGTCTCGCACTTTGCCGCTTTCGACCTACATCTTCTACGGAATGTACTCGTCGAACTACGGTCAAGCTATGGCGGGTCTACTGCTATCAGTTGTGCCAATCATCATCTTCTACTTCGCAATGCAAAAGCACATTATTGCCGGTATCTCTGCCGGTGCGGTGAAATAG
- a CDS encoding carbohydrate ABC transporter permease has translation MNLRELKKFAIFALFPLGAFVAVLIIPFIQGLMNTFTDWDGFESTKFVGLDNYIASFQDERFWQTLLFTFGFVIVSVILVNLVGFGLALLVTVKMRGANIFRTIFFVPNLIGGVILGVIWQFIFERALTNMNKTFEWGDVFKTSWLTDPGTAFWALIIVTVWQSSGYVMIIYITGLMSIEQDVLEAAKIDGASAFRTLWAIKLPLMAQAFTISLFLTLRNAFMAYDVNLALTGGGPYRSTELISMHVYTEAFDFGYFATGQAKAVVMFLVVALAALTQVAISKRLEVQR, from the coding sequence ATGAATCTCAGGGAACTAAAGAAATTCGCGATTTTCGCCCTTTTCCCTCTCGGCGCCTTTGTTGCGGTGCTTATCATCCCGTTCATCCAAGGTTTGATGAACACCTTCACAGACTGGGACGGCTTTGAGTCAACCAAGTTTGTCGGTCTAGACAACTACATCGCTTCTTTTCAAGATGAGCGTTTTTGGCAGACCCTGTTATTCACCTTCGGTTTCGTAATCGTCTCGGTTATTTTGGTCAACCTTGTTGGCTTCGGTCTGGCGCTGCTAGTCACCGTCAAAATGCGCGGCGCAAACATTTTTAGAACTATCTTTTTCGTACCGAACCTAATCGGTGGCGTAATCCTTGGTGTTATCTGGCAGTTCATCTTTGAACGTGCCCTCACCAACATGAACAAAACTTTCGAGTGGGGCGATGTCTTCAAGACCTCGTGGCTCACCGACCCTGGCACTGCATTTTGGGCTCTAATCATCGTTACCGTTTGGCAGTCTTCGGGCTACGTGATGATCATTTACATCACTGGTTTGATGAGCATCGAACAGGATGTTCTAGAGGCCGCAAAAATTGATGGAGCGTCGGCTTTCCGCACTTTGTGGGCCATTAAACTTCCGTTGATGGCTCAAGCTTTCACCATTTCGCTGTTCTTGACATTGCGAAATGCATTCATGGCTTACGACGTAAACCTAGCTTTGACCGGTGGTGGACCATACCGTTCAACCGAGCTAATCTCGATGCACGTTTACACAGAAGCCTTCGATTTCGGCTACTTCGCGACCGGTCAGGCCAAAGCAGTAGTTATGTTCTTGGTTGTTGCTTTAGCGGCGTTAACTCAAGTGGCAATTAGCAAGCGCTTGGAGGTCCAGCGATGA
- a CDS encoding ABC transporter substrate-binding protein has protein sequence MIKKLMAAVVAAGLATSLAACAPAENNAGGECATPTTVTWLGTIKVEIQDQFLAAVDDYNASQNCYVIESIAGEGDSLLANLTTLYAAGNAPVVMTMLQELPDMADKLYDWTGSDLAGLAAEGTLTAGNIGGKQVGIPVTAEAFGLLYNKAVLDEAGVDPKAIATRSDLEAAFKKIEATGKKAVHFSGLWWSLGAHLTNKYFATVSEDREARLAVFDGLADGTLDLDKDATWNNWLDTFDLLKKYDKNAGAPLLDNYDDAVLDLSSGEVGFWFMGNWAEPNLLQNDPEGSYGVMPLPISNEAGAYGNDRISVGVPFYFTIDTEQSTEEERAGAIDFLTWLITTPEGQLHYAGSIADDNMSFIPVYKDFTVAPTTYMANEIAEYISAGKTLEWMNSYYPAGGQNLYGDAAQKYLTGKSDRAAFSAEFEKAWNGVEKTWR, from the coding sequence TTGATCAAAAAGCTAATGGCTGCTGTTGTTGCAGCAGGTTTGGCAACATCGCTTGCAGCTTGTGCACCAGCTGAAAACAACGCTGGCGGCGAATGTGCAACCCCAACTACCGTTACCTGGCTAGGTACCATCAAGGTAGAAATCCAAGACCAGTTCTTGGCTGCTGTAGACGACTACAACGCCTCACAGAACTGCTACGTTATCGAGTCAATCGCCGGCGAAGGCGACTCGCTACTCGCTAACCTAACCACTCTTTACGCAGCAGGTAACGCACCTGTTGTAATGACCATGCTTCAGGAACTTCCTGACATGGCCGACAAGCTATACGACTGGACCGGCTCAGACCTTGCAGGTCTAGCAGCAGAGGGCACCCTAACCGCAGGTAACATCGGCGGCAAGCAGGTTGGTATCCCAGTAACCGCTGAAGCTTTCGGTTTGCTATACAACAAGGCAGTTCTAGACGAGGCTGGCGTTGACCCTAAGGCAATCGCAACCCGTTCAGACCTTGAGGCTGCATTCAAGAAGATTGAGGCAACCGGCAAAAAGGCTGTTCACTTCTCAGGTCTATGGTGGTCACTTGGTGCTCACTTGACCAACAAGTACTTCGCTACCGTTTCTGAAGACCGCGAGGCTCGCCTAGCAGTATTCGACGGCCTAGCCGACGGCACTCTAGACCTAGACAAAGACGCAACCTGGAACAACTGGCTAGACACCTTCGACCTTCTAAAGAAGTACGACAAGAACGCTGGCGCACCATTGCTAGACAACTACGATGACGCAGTTCTTGACCTATCTTCAGGTGAAGTTGGTTTCTGGTTCATGGGTAACTGGGCAGAGCCTAACCTTCTACAGAACGACCCAGAAGGTTCATACGGTGTAATGCCTCTACCAATCAGCAACGAGGCCGGTGCCTACGGTAACGACCGCATCTCTGTTGGTGTTCCTTTCTACTTCACCATCGACACCGAGCAGTCAACCGAAGAAGAGCGCGCTGGCGCAATCGACTTCCTAACCTGGTTGATCACCACTCCTGAGGGTCAGTTGCACTACGCCGGCAGCATTGCCGACGACAACATGAGCTTCATCCCTGTCTACAAGGACTTCACCGTCGCGCCAACCACTTACATGGCTAACGAGATCGCTGAGTACATTTCAGCAGGTAAGACCCTTGAGTGGATGAACAGCTACTACCCAGCTGGTGGCCAGAACCTATACGGTGACGCTGCTCAGAAGTACCTAACCGGCAAGTCAGATCGTGCAGCTTTCTCAGCTGAATTCGAGAAGGCTTGGAACGGCGTTGAGAAGACCTGGCGCTAG